The sequence TTTGAAGATTGAAAGCAACAGATAAGTACTGGATGATGTTATTAGCAACTGCAGTTAATTGCAAACATTTCTATTAATACTAGTTTCTGCCTCCTTTTACTTGCTTTACTTTCCAAGGTTCCCAAATTCTTCtcagcctccccctctccccttccccgtACTGGCGATAAAGGGTTAAATTGGGGCGGAGTCCAGTGATGAACGACAGCAGCAATCACCAACTGGAATGGGGCAAGCGGGAAGAGCTGGGTGGGGCCATCAGGCAGCGGCAACTCACACACCCCCAGGCTCCGCCTCGAGGCCGGAGGCCCCGGGTGGAACACCAAGGGGCGGGGCACCCAGGGCTTGGCGAGCCAGGTGGTTGGACGCCTGGGCAGCTGCTTGAGGGATGGGGCGGGGTTGTCTCGAGCCTCCTCCTTCATTCCCTTGGCCGGCCCAGCGGCCCCTCTCTctcgcccctcctcctcctccctttcccacccCTCTGAGTGGAGCTGCACATGCGGCTTCTCCCTGCTCCGTCCCGCCCAGCCTCCGTTGCGCAGGAACGGgtccctgcagcccccagcccatGGCAGGACGGTAGCCGCCTGTCAGGGGTCCTAAACGGCTGAGGCAGACGCGGCGGCTCCCGGGCCTCAGAGAGTGGGCGTCTCCGGAGGCCATGGGCTACCCCGAGGTAGAGAGCAGGGAGCCCCTGCCTGCAGCAGCGCCAAGGGAGCAGGGGAGTCAGGGCTGCGGCTGTCGCGGGGCCCGTGCCCGGGCGGGTGAAGGGAACAGCTGCCGGCTCTTCCTGGGCTTCTTCGGCCTCTCGCTGGCCCTCCACCTGCTGACATTGTGCTGCTACCTAGAGTTGCGCTCCGAGTTGCGGCGGGAACGGGGAGCCGAGTCCCGCTTTGGGGGCCCCGACACCCCTAGCACCTCTGGCACCCTGAGTAGACCCGGTGGCCTGGACCCCGATGGTCCCATCACCCGCCACTTTAGGCAGCCTTCACTTCAGCAGCAGCCGCTAGAATCTGGAGAAACAACTCTCCCACCAGACTCTCAGGACGGGCACCAGGTGAGTCACTTGGCTGGGGCGGCGGCTGTAGAGGCCCCCTCCCTTTATGGGTACGACGGGGGCCCTCCCCCACCGGCCCCTGGGGCGACTCAGCTATCGCCAGCCACGTAggagggcaggactgggagggAGCAGGCGAACTGGAGAGAGGTTGCCCTGGGGCAGGTTGTCCCCTTTCCCTCGCCCAGCGCCCAGGCTCCCTTGAGAACCGGGACTTGGAAGCTCCGGCCCGCGTCCGCCGCCCCCGGCTACGGGCTGCCTCGGGAAAAGTTGGCTGAGCTCCCGGCTGGGCCGCCCGTGAGGAGGTACGGGTGCTGCCCCTCTGGCGGACTAGCGGCTGCAGTTTGGCCCCTCTCCTCTTGGTGAGATTAGATTCTCTGCCTGCGGTGCTTGTTTTTTCGTGTCCAGAGTTGATGCCAGCACTAGCAGGCTCTCATTTGGAATTGGAGCTGTAAACAGCTGTAATAACTGCTCCAGGGCCGTTGAAACAACTTTTAATGATATTTCCAGAGCGGATCCTTGTGCGCTGACCAGAACGTGGGCTTGTTCACACTTACCTGCAATTTGAGACTGATTGTCCTGGGTGTTGTAGTGAGGATCAGCGCCCCTGAGGAATTCTGGTAGAAATATGCCATTTTGCTAGACAACTTCTgaagagcaatttaaaaaaatctatggaaataAAACTCCCATTCGGACTCTttttgggggagtggggtggagagggtgggTGTGAAGTGTCTTGCTGTTGCTAGCTTGAGAACTGGAGTCTACTGATGGAATAAATACTCTAATCTCTCAGGAgcagttgtgtgtatttgtgtgtgtgtgtcgcaaTCTTTATGGTGTTTTTGCCCTTGTTAGCAGCTTCAGTGTTTGTTTTCTACTCTTTCTTCAAGTAAGTTTAGTGCACTTAAAATTAGTATCCTCTTGACCTCCAAATTTTGTCTTATGCGAAACTTTAGAGAAGCATCCAAAAATCCTTTTGAGGTGGTTAAAGAGTAATAGTGAATTTGTTCCTCTTGGGGAAGAGGGCAAGTTTTGATAATAAGTTTCTTGAGGGGAGAGTCCCAGGCCTTCTATATTTACTACCACATCAGAGTCATTGTCATACCCTATAAATGTTATTTGTGCTGGCATCACATTGATGATAATATTGTAATGTTAGGACTGACACATTTTTCCATGATGTGAATTGTAAAGTTGCCCTGAGCCTTAAAATATATTGCTAGCACACTCCAACTTATATAACAGCTTATCAAATAACAGAATCAGTAGACATGCTTCTCATACTTGAGACTTTAAACACTGTAGCTAAATGATAATTAACTAGAATTCTGGCTCCCTTTATCCACCACCCCTCTAATGCCCAGTAGAAATACTTAGCAGCTAAACATTGATATTATGTGAAAAGATGAAGGAATTTAACTTTTTTAGTCAATTGGTAGCCAAGGCTTTTTGGCATTCAGAATAGACAGACCCAGGAGGATTGGCAGGACAGCTGTACTCTAGGGCTTCTGTGATGATGTGGGACTCTCACAGGTCTATAATGGCATTTAGTTGCCTGTTGTTTGCATGGAACTTCAAATAGTCCTGCTTAGGTTTAAATACAGCTCCCTATCTTCTGTCCtttattctttctgttttaatgtttttgagcAGTAGAAGTATGCACACTGGCTCTTTACATTTGCTGACACCAATTTCAGTCAGTTTTTTTAGAGTTGTGAGTGGCCATGAgtccattttgttttattctcttggAGAACACATAGGCTCTGAGGGGGGAGTGACTTGTCCTAGGTGTTGGTCTCTTGACTCCCAGTTAAGTTTCCATTCCCCTATATCATACTACCTCCAGAAGCCTTTTGGGGGAGAGTGGAGTGGATCTCCACAGTAGAATTTTTCCAAAATAGATGGATCAGTTCTATTCCATCTATGTTTTGGCCACTCTTAACTATGTATTTCTTGCTGAACTTCACTTTCAGGAGAATTGGAACATGCTTTGAAGGAATTTTAACCCAGGTTCAACTTAAGTTTATCTTGAGGATAGTTTTAGtatacctaaaagaaaaaaaaaagttgattgaCAGAGTTAGTTGATACTGCTACATTTTGGGTAAAATttctagtgccctggtgcacccTCTGCTGGCTTTGCAGGGACATTTAATTGCATATCTGCTGACAGTCAAGATTCTAAGTTGTGCTGACAGATTCTGATTCATAAATAAGGAAGTAAACAGCCTTGTGGGATTTGGCCACGTAGgtcacatttttatgttttagtttTCTAACACAGACAGTTGTTGTTACGACAACTCTTaggtggagaggaagaaagataaaataatacaCCCTTCAATGGGCAGAACATTCAGGTTTCTCACCAGTTTATTTGCAAGGAGTGAAGGCAAACTGATGAGAATAAATTGCAGGATGATCTCTTGAGACCAAATGGGCAGAACTGTCAGAGGCACTTCATTTTTATAAGGCTATTCAAACCTATCCATGCTTATGATATAATAGACTCAGTTATAACCCAAAAAAGGGATCTAGAAATCACTGAAGATATATGTATGTCAtctctcaataaaaaaaacttttaaaacaggatACACAAGGAAATTAGGGCAATCAGGATACATAAATCAGCAAATTTCTCCAAGGGAATTGTTATAGGAAAGCCTCCCCAGTGGGGACACAGCTGCTGATCATAAAAAGTGAGAGGGTCCCTTTGGACCTGGAATCATAACTCTCCTTCAGCTGGAGTAGCTGAGTACCTGTAGGTTTGTCTGGATAGTTGTGATAATCTCAAGAGAAATATCAGTCTCTGAgttataaaatatacaataatattgttagagtaaaaaataaaaataaaaatcaccgtTGATCAGTCTGTGAAGTTGGCCTActtataaaatatacaataatattgttagagtaaaaaataaaaataaaaatcaccgtTGATCAGTCTGTGAAGTTGGCCTACTTTTGATTGTGGTCCTCAAAGCCAAGAATATGGTGGGCATCATAAAGGAAGGGTGTTgaaaacaattacaaaataaaaccTTTATCTTTTCCATGTAAAAGACCAAAAGATTGAAAATTTATATTCACAATCATGTAGGAAATTCTGGTGGTTGCTCCTTAAGAAAAACCTAACAGCTGATAGAAGTCCCCAGAAACCCAATTAAATTAATCAAAAGGATGGAGGGACTTTCTGGTTATTTTTTTCAgtcaagagagagaaaggttgaAGGAGGAATATAATGAAAGTCTACTAAACCATGAGAGATATGACTAAGTTTAATATATTGTGGTAATTTATCTACTTAGGTCAATAAATAGAAATCTTGATATGAGCCAGACACTATGTTAcctactaaatatattttaatgcctGAAAGATTATTTGGGTGAGGAGGCAAATAAAAGTAGTATCTTATTAAAATGATTGCCCCAAGAGATAATATGAATTGAAACGCTAAGGTGTAAGaagtatttagaaaaatatatatgtgtaatttAATAAGGGTTTATTTGGGATTGTTGGGGATATTTGGAATATGTTCTTAATTATTTGATGTGATGTTACAGAATTCAAATTTAACTTTTCACAAAACATCTCTTGTTTTAACTAGATAGAACTTCAGTTATCCAGATTTCAACATTATTTATTAAGATTGAAAATAACTAGGAATCATTAAATCAAAAA comes from Eptesicus fuscus isolate TK198812 chromosome 1, DD_ASM_mEF_20220401, whole genome shotgun sequence and encodes:
- the EDA gene encoding ectodysplasin-A isoform X7, producing the protein MGYPEVESREPLPAAAPREQGSQGCGCRGARARAGEGNSCRLFLGFFGLSLALHLLTLCCYLELRSELRRERGAESRFGGPDTPSTSGTLSRPGGLDPDGPITRHFRQPSLQQQPLESGETTLPPDSQDGHQSGSLCADQNVGLFTLTCNLRLIVLGVVVRISAPEEFW